AGGCTGGATCGGACTTTTGAAATACCGGAGCGCTTTTAAGTATTCAATCCCAAGGGTATTGTTTGGTGAGGACAGGATTTCGGCAAGGGACGGATCCTTTGTATAGACACTTAGGGCAGTCTGGCGTGCCTGCGGAAACGGTCGGCCTTTTCGCAGCTCATCCTGCAGGAGCTGCCGGTAGACTTCTGGCTCTTCGGAAAGAATCCGGGCAAGCCGATTGAGTTTTTTGATATCGCCACACTCACTGCCAAAGCAGAGATAGGAAATACAGCCAAGACTGTTAAAAATAGAAACGGCACCTCTTGCAAACAACTCTGCACTGCCACAGGAAAAAAGGACCGGGAGCTCCAGAATGAGTGATGCACCGCCAAGAAGGGCAGCTTTTGCCCGCAAATGCTTTGGTGCGATAGCAGGGGCGCCACGCTGGACGAAGTCACCACTCATAAGGATAACTGCCGCATCTGCCCCCGTTTTTTGAAGTGCCTGGTCTATATGATACTGATGTCCGTTGTGGAACGGATTATATTCTGCGATGATACCGACGATTTTCATACTTTTAACTAAAATCTCCTTTGTGTTGTTTGTGAAAAGATTATACTATAAAAAGAGTTTTTGTGCAAAAAACATTGTACTGGAAAATATTACGTGAAAAAAATAACATTACTTGTATACAATGTGTGCAAGGAGTATAATTAAAAATAGAGTGTGAGTTCTAATAAAGAAAATTCTAGTACCAGAAGGGAGAAACATCAATGAATGTATTAGTAATCAACTGCGGAAGTTCATCACTGAAGTTCCAGCTCATCAACTCAGAATCGGAGGCGGTTCTCGCAAAAGGTCTTTGCGAAAGAATCGGTATTGACGGAAGACTTACCTATCAGCCGGCAGGTGGAGAGAAGAATGTATCTGAAAAGGCTATGCCTACACATACAGAAGCAATCCAGTTCGTAATCGACGCGCTGACAGATGCAGATACAGGTGTTGTTAAGAGCCTTGACGAAATCGGAGCAGTCGGACATCGTGTTGTTCACGGCGGAGAAAAGTTTGCAAAATCTGTAGTTGTAACACCGGAAGTAAAAGCTGCGATCGCAGAGTGCAATGACCTTGCACCACTTCACAATCCGGCAAACTTAATCGGAATCGAAGCTTGTGAAAGTCTGATGCCGGGCACACCACAGGTTGTTGTATTTGATACTGCTTTTCATCAGACAATGCCTGAGAAAGCTTATATGTATGGACTTCCATATGAATATTATGAAAAATACAAAGTAAGACGTTACGGATTCCACGGAACAAGCCACAGCTTCGTATCTAAGAGAGTAGCTGAGATTGTTGGAAAACCATACAACGCAACAAAGACGATCGTATGCCATCTTGGTAATGGAGCATCTGTTTCAGCAGTGCTTAACGGAGAATCAGTAGATACCTCTATGGGACTTACTCCGTTGGAAGGTCTTGTAATGGGAACACGTTCCGGAGATATTGATCCGGCGATCATGGAATTCATTGCTAAGAAAGAAAACCTTGACATTGCAGGAATTATGAATGTCCTGAACAAGAAATCAGGTGTGGAAGGTGTATCCGGTGTATCCAGCGACTTCCGTGATCTTGAGGCAGCAGCAAAAGCAGGCAACAAGCGTGCAGAACTTGCAATCGACGTATTTGCATACAGAGTAGCAAAATATGTTGGTGCTTACACAGCAGCAATGAACGGTGTTGATAATATCGTATTTACAGCAGGTATCGGTGAGAACTGTGCACTTGTAAGAACAAAAGTCTGCAGCTATCTTGGATATCTTGGAATTACAATCGATGAAGAAGCAAATGGAAAACGTGGAGAAGAGATCGTAATCTCTACACCAGATTCCAAAGTGAAAGTTCTTGTAGTTCCGACAAACGAAGAACTTGCAATTGCAAGAGAGACAGTTGCACTTGTATAACAGAAGAAATTAGAAAAAACCTTAAAATCTGTAAATCATCCTTGACAAAAAGAATTTACATGGTATAATAGTTTAGGTGTGAACAGGAGAAAGAATTATGTTAATTGACCTGTCCGAAGTCTTATCTGAACCGCATAAGTCCATTGACGAAGTGGTCGGCACTGAGATGAAAGAAGTGAAGGTGAGCGGAAGCAGATTTCCGGTAAGCCGGACACAGCCTGTGCATATTCATGTCGAGTATGCCGGTGAAAAAAAACTTCATATCAGTTGTGAGACAAGTCTTACGGTAATCATTCCGTGTGACAGATGTCTTACAGATGTACCGACAGATTTCACGCTTTCCTTTGAAAAGCAGGTGAATACAGCTCTGGCAGACGGAGAAGATGATGGCGAATCCGATGAAGCGAATTACATTGACGGATATCATCTTGATGTGGAGCAGCTGCTCTATAACGAGATTTTAGTAGGGTGGCCGATGAAAGTTCTATGTAGCGAAGACTGTAAAGGGATTTGCAGTGTATGTGGTCAGAACTTGAATGAGGGAAGCTGCGACTGCGAAGACACCAGTCTTGACCCTAGAATGTCAGTTATCCGCGATCTTTACAAGAATTTTAAGGAGGTGTAACCTATGTCAATTTGTCCAAAGAATAAATCTTCTAAAGCAAGAAGAGACAAGAGAAGAGCAAACTGGAAAATGAGCGCACCGAATCTGGTGAAATGCAGCAAATGTGGAGAACTTATGATGCCACACAGAGTTTGCAAAGCTTGTGGATCTTACAACAAGAGAGAAATCGTTACTGTAGAAAACTAATTAAAAAGGCTATAGTACAGGAGTTAGGCGTATTGCTTAACTCCTTTTCTTTTTAATTTAACCCAATTTTAACCCAATTGGAATTGTAAAATAATTGAATAGAGAGCTGTGTATAAGATTGAGTTTTAGGGATAAATGGAATTATAAGATATTTGACACAAGCATATTGAAGAGAAGTATGTTTATTTGAGATATTTTATATCTCCATACACAAATAATATAGGCATATCGGTCAGGTTTAAAAGTAGCACCGGTACTTAAATTTAACCGTTGCTATAGACCAGTTATCAGGACATGAAAATAGGACTAGGAGAAAATCCCAGTCCTATTTTGCGCTTTATTTGATTAAAGTATCGGCTCTGTACATCATATCATCATCAAAGTTTGTTGCCGGATTGTAAACCAGTACCGTTTCTACTCTGTCGCCTTGCTTCAAATCAGCATCATACTTGATATAACTGCCTGTGTCAAGTTCTCCATCTTCATCGTCAGAAATAACAGTTCCTTATCTAAGCTGTTCATAGGAAGGCTGGAAAAACAGGTTTAGAAGTGAAAGTACCGGCAGGAGAAATCTTGTTGGTGCTTTTAAGGGAAAAACTTTTGTGTTATACTATATTTGTTACAGTATATCTTGTAATAGATATAGAGAAAGCGAGGACAAAATGTTGGCTTTAAAACAGACAATTAAAGATATATCAAAAGCAAAAAAAATTACACAATTAGAAATGGCAGAGGTGTTAGGAATAAGCAAACAGAACTTCAGCAATAAAGTACAGCGAAATACATTTTCTCCTGATGAACTTGCAAAGTTAGCTGATAGTTTAGGAATGGAATTGGTTTTCATAGATAAGAATGCAGATATAAAAAATGGAGAGAAATTTATTATATCAGGACAGGAATAAGCGAAATTTAGCAAAATCAAAAAATCGAGGTCGAAAATCCCCCGTAAAATAAGGGTTTCTGAGCCTTAATTTCCCGATGAAACCGGGTTTTCATTTCAAACAGGAAGGAGTGAAAATATATGGATAATCGAATACATGATATTGTATTAAAATTTTCACAGCAAGTAAAAAAGCTCTTAGGGCAGAAATTAGACAAAGTTATTTTATATGGTTCGTATGCTCGTGGAGATTATAATGAGCATTCGGATATAGATATTATGATTCTTACAACTCTGACAGATGAAGAGATTAAAAAAACAGAGCCGATGTTATTTGATTTAGCTTTTGATTTTCAAATGGATTACGGGGGAGATATAAGCGTAGTAGTGAAAAATAAAGACCAATTTGAATATTGGTTGGGAGCATTACCGTTCTATAATAATGTTAAGAAAGAGGGCATCGTGCTATAAATGGATGAAGGGTTACCACTAAATCCTATTTTATAATTGATATTGACGTACAGAATATTGTACGTTATAATATAAGTACAGAAAACTGTACGGAGGTGAAATCTATGTTAGCGGTTAATTATACAAATTTAAGAGATAATATGAAAAGCTATATGGATCAGGTAACAGATGATTATGAAACAATGATTGTTACTCGTAAGAACAATAAAAATGTTGTTATGATGTCAGAAGAAGCTTATAATAATTTGATGGAAAATGTTTATGTTATGGGAAATAAGGCTAATTATGACTGGTTAATGGAGTCTAAGGCACAGTTAGAAAAAGGAAATTTTGCTTCTCATACGTTATCTGAGGTAGTTGATGATGAATAAGGTGTTTACTGATAATGGCTGGGAAGATTACACTTATTGGCAGACAGAAGATAAAAAGACTTTAAAAAAAATCAATAATCTTATAAAAGATATTGACCGAAATGGAAATGAGGGAATAGGAAAACCTGAACCATTAACAGGAAATCTGACAGGATTTTGGAGCAGGAGAATTAACGACAAGGACCGATTGATTTATAAAATTGATGACAAAAATATTTATATTTTATCATGTAGATATCATTATAATGATAAATAATAACAAGCACTGACGGGAAAGATAGAATTTTCTGTTAGTGCTTTTCTTTGTCCTGTTGCTGTTCGTGAATTTCTGATAGAGTCTTTTCCAGAGAAGCTTTATCCCACTGCTGCCGGATCGTTTCATGCTGTAGCTGTGTAATCCGGCGATTCAGATAATCATTTGTCCAATTCATGAGGAATCCAGGAACAATAGGTAAATGCTGAATTACGGAAAAGAAAATATCTTCTAATCGTGATTTTATACTCATAACAAATTTCTCCTCTCATGGAAAGTATAACGGAACTACAGCAGCAACTCAATAACATTTTGTTATTAAGAAAATTATGTTTCAAAAATCAGATGAAAAATGGAATAGTTATAAATAAGATAAAAAGAACTGGAATATGACTGAAAACAGATGATTTCTGTTTCATAAAATATTTTAACCATTTCTGAAACAAATTTAGATTTCTGTGAGAAAAACAGGAGTTAAAAGACAATATATAGTCCTGAGACTTGTGTATTCCTGGAACATTACCAGAATGTGATGTTTGAACATAATGCGAAAGATAAGATTTATGAAAATGAAGATGGGACGTTTTTTATAGGTTTAGTGCGAAAGAAGACGTATGCAACATATGAAGAAGCTGTTGATACTGTCTGTGAACGAAAGGTGCTACAAGAGATTATGGGACATAAGACAATTGCCATTACAATGCAAGTATATAATCATGTTTTAGAGGGACGCGCAGAAGCAGAAATGCAACGAATTTCATCAGCATTAGTGGTATGATTTTTAACCCAATTTTAACCCAATTTATAACCCAATTGGAATAAATTTTATAAAGAATTATAAAGAGTTATATGTAAAGAATCCTGTAAATATAGCGACATAACGAGATATAAAAATTTACATAGCGAAACCCTTCTTACAACAAGAGAAAAATCGTTACTGTAGAAAACTAATTAAAAAAGGCTATAGTACAGGAGTTAGGCGTATTGCTTAACTCCTTTTCTTTTTCCTAATTTTCCTAAATCTGCTAAATATTATTGATTTTTACGGTCATGTCTAGTAGAATTGGTTTAGTAATGCTGGGAGGTAACAGTATGAAAGAAATAACAAAAGTTGTTGTCGATGCAATGGGCGGAGACAACGCACCGCATGAGATCATCAAAGGTGCGGTCGAGGCGGTCGGGAAGTCAGATGCGATCCATGTGATCCTGGTCGGAAAAGAAGATGTCATCAATCAGGAACTTTCCGGGTACACATATAATAAAGAACAGATTTCGGTTGTTCATACATCGGAAGTAATTGAGACAGCAGAACCGCCGGTTATGGCGATCCGCAGAAAGAAAGACTCATCCATTGTGGTAGGTCTTAAGATGGTGAAGGATAAAGAAGCTGACGCTTTTGTTTCAGCAGGAAGTTCCGGTGCGGTTCTTGCCGGGGGACAGCTTCTGGTTGGACGTATCAAAGGGGTGGAAAGACCACCGCTTGCACCGCTGATCCCGACAGAAAAAGGATTCTCCATTTTGATCGACTGTGGGGCGAATGTAGATGCAAGACCTTCACATCTGGTGCAGTTTGCCAAGATGGGTTCGATCTATATGGAACATATTATGGGAGTCAAGAATCCGAAGGTTGCGATCGTCAATATCGGAGCTGAGGAAGAAAAGGGTAATGCCCTGGTCAAGGAGACTTTTCCTATGCTGAAAGAATGTAAGGATATTAACTTTATCGGAAGCATCGAAGCGAGAGAAATCCCTCACGGACAGGCAGATGTTATCGTCTGTGAAGCATTTACCGGCAACGTGATCCTGAAACTCTATGAAGGAGTAGCATCGGTTCTTGTAAGCAAGATTAAAGGTGGTATGAAGCAGAATCTCCGTGGCATGATCGGTGGACTTCTGATTAAGCCGGTGCTGAAAAAGACTATGAAGGATTTTGACGCAAGTGAGTACGGTGGAGCACCACTGCTTGGACTCACCGGTCTGGTAGTAAAGACACACGGCAGTTCCAAGGCAAAAGAAGTCTGCAATTCAATTTTGCAGTGCGTAACCTTCAAAGAAGAAGGAATCAATGAAAAGATCAAAGAATGTATTCAGGCGGAAGAAAAATCCGCACAGGAATAAGCTCAGAAAGGATTAAGAATTATGGAATTTGAAAAACTGAAAGACATTATTGTTGATGTGATGGGATGTAACCCGGATGAAATTACGATGGACACTACATTTGTAGATGATCTGGGAGCTGATTCGCTTGATATTTTCCAGATTATTATGGGAATTGAAGATGCATTTGATATCGAAATTGAAAATGAAGATGCAGAAAAGATCGCAACAGTAGGTGATGCTGTAGAACAGATCAAGAACGCTGTTAACTAGGGAAAATGATTACAGGGGACATCCCCATTTTTGGGGAGTGTCCTTTTTTAAAATTGGAGGAGCAATCATGAGCAGAAATGTAAAGGAACTGGAAGAAAAAATCGGCTACAATTTCAAGGACAGCCATTTGCTCAGACATGCTGTGACACACAGCTCTTATGTGAATGAAAAGCATATGAAGAAGGCAGACTGTAATGAACGTCTGGAATTCCTTGGAGATGCTGTTCTGGAACTGATTTCAAGCGAATATCTTTTTTTCGAGAACCAGACAATGCCGGAAGGAGAACTGACTAAGTTAAGAGCAAGCATGGTATGCGAGAAGGCACTTGCCTTTTGTGCGCGGGATCTGGAACTTGGAAGTTATCTGCTGCTTGGGAAAGGTGAGGACGCGACCGGTGGAAGATTCAGAGAGTCTATTACCTCGGATGCATTGGAAGCACTGATTGGTGCGATTTATCTGGATGGTGGTTTTGCTAATGCGAAAGAGTTTATTTTAAAATATATTTTAAACGACCTGGAAGGGAAACGGCTCTTTTATGATAGCAAGACTATCCTGCAGGAAATGGTACAGGGCGGTCAGGAAAAAGGAATTGTCTACCAGCTGGTAGGAGAAGAGGGACCGGACCACAATAAATCCTTCCGTGTAGAGGCTGTGATCGGCGGAGAAGCCTTTGGATGTGGTATCGGAAGAACCAAAAAGGCTGCCGAACAGGAAGCGGCTTATCAGGCAATCCTGAAGCTGAAAGAAGGAAAGGTACAGTAGGTGAGGCATGTATTTAAAAAGTATTGAAGTACAGGGATTTAAGTCTTTTGCAAATAAGATTGTCTTTGAATTTCATAACGGGATCACCGGAATCGTCGGACCGAACGGAAGTGGGAAAAGTAACGTGGCGGATGCCGTCCGCTGGGTACTCGGAGAGCAGAAGGTGAAGCAGCTCCGTGGAGGTACGATGCAGGATGTTATTTTTTCCGGTACGGAAAACCGGAAACCCCTCAGCTACGCATCGGTTGCGATCACACTGGATAATTCAGATCACAAACTCCCGGTGGAGTTTGAAGAGGTTAAAGTCACAAGAAAGTTGTACCGTTCGGGGGAAAGTGAATACCTGATCAACGGCAGTGTCTGCAGGCTCAAAGATATCAATGAGATGTTTTATGATACAGGTATCGGAAAAGAAGGATATTCGATCATCGGACAGGGACAGATTGACAAGATCCTGAGCGGTAAGCCGGAAGAGAGACGAGAGCTTTTTGATGAGGCGGCCGGGATTGTCAAATTTAAGCGCCGTAAGGCGTTATCTCTTCGCAAACTGGAAGAAGAGCAGAGCAATCTGGTCCGTGTCAATGATATTTTGGGAGAGTTGGAAAAGCAGTTTGGTCCGCTTCAGAAACAGTCGGAGACAGCGAAGGAATATCTGAAAAAGAGAGAAGAACTGAAGCATTATGACATCAATATGTTCCTGGTGGAGATGAAACGTCTGAAGGGGCAGATCCGGGAAAACGATGAGAAGCTGAAGATTGCGCAGAATGAACTCACTGAAGCCGGTAAAAAGCATGAAGATATGAAGGCACAGTATGAGAAGATCGAGCAGGAAGTAGATGAGATCGACGCCGGAATCGAGCATGCAAAAAGCCAGAGAAATGAGACAACACTTCTGAAGCAGCAGTTGGAAAACCAGATCGAGCTTTTAAAAGAGCAGATCAACAGTGTCCGTATGAATGATGAACACTATGAAAAACGCGCAAACGATATTCAGGCAGAGCTTGCAAACCGTGAAAGGCAGAAATCCGAACTGGAAGAAGAAAAAGCAGAGATCGACAGACATCTTGCAACAGCATCTGAGAGACAAAAGCAGGCAGGAGAGGAGCTGACTGCCCTGCAGAGCCGGATTGCAGAGATGACAGTGGAGATTGAAAAGAATCAGAACGATATCCGTGAGCTTCTGAATAACCGTGCATCCACGAAGGCAAAGCTGCAGCATTATGAAACGACGCTTGAACAGATCAAGGTACGCCGGGCACTGCTTTACAAACGTCTGGTAGAAGCGGAGAGTGATGTACAGAGGCAACAGGAACTTGCCACGCAGTATACGGAAGAACTGAAGGCAGTATCAGGGAAGATCACGGATTCTGTAGAACAGATCAAAAACTATGAAATAGAGATTGCCGGACTGCAAAAAGAGATCGGACAGGCAAATGAGAACCTGCGAAACAGGCAGAATGCTTATCACAGGGAGTACTCTCGTCTGGAGTCTCTGAGGAACCTTACGGAGCGTTACGATGGTTATGGGAACAGTATCCGTCGTGTGATGGAGCAGAAAAGCCGTGAGCCGAAAATCCTGGGGGTTGTGGCTGATCTGATCAAAGTAGATAAAAAATATGAAACTGCGGTGGAAATCGCACTTGGAGGCAGTATCCAGAATATCGTTACTGCAGACGAAGAGACTGCAAAAAAAATGATTGGTTATCTGAAGCAGAACCGGTATGGACGTGCAACTTTCCTTCCATTGACAGCGATTCATGGGGGACAGGGATTTGCCAGGGCAGAAGCCCTTCGCGAGCCGGGTGTGATCGGCACGGCGGACAAGCTGGTAACGGTAGAAGATAAATTTACATCTCTTGCAGAGCATCTTCTTGGAAGAACTCTTGTGGCAGACAACATTGATACCGGGATCCGTCTGGCAAGAAAGTATCGTCAGTCCCTGCGTATCGTTACGCTGGAAGGAGATCTGATCAATCCTGGCGGAGCAATGAGTGGTGGAGCATTTAAGAATTCCAGTAATCTGCTCAGCAGAAGACGTGAGATTGAAGAACTGGAAAAGACGGTTGCGCGTCTGAAAACAGAACTCCAGAAATCGGAAGCAGAAGTTGCGGCCGCAAAGGAGAAGCGGACGGCGCTGTATGCAAAGGTGGAAGAAATCCAGCAGGAGTTGCAGAATGACTATGTGGTTCAAAATACTGCGAAGATGAATCTGGACCAGGTAAAAAGCCGTCAAAATGTGACCAGAGAAAATTCAGAAGGAATTTATGCGGAGCGCAAGAAACTGGAAGAACAGGTTCATGAGATCGAGGAAAACGAAGAATCGATCAAAATGGAGCTGGAGACCAGCCAGCAACTGGAGGACGAGCTGACACGCCAGATGGAAAGCTCACAGAAGTGGCTGGAAAAAGAGCGTGAGGCAGAAGCGGCAGAAGTGCGCAAAAATGAAAATATTCACCTCAGTTTTGCTGCATTGGAGCAGAAAAAAGATTTTATCGAGGAGAATTTTGTCCGTATCCGGGAAGAGATGGGAAAATTCCAGGAAGAGCTTGCCACTTTAAATGCAAGCAAAGGAGAGAATCACGGTGAAATAGAGCAAAAGGAAGCACAGATTACCGAGATTCGGCAGATGATAGAGAATTCAAAGGAATTATTTGAGGAAATCAACAAAGAGATCGAAGAATCGCAGAAAAAGCGGGAAGAACTGAATCAGAAGCATAAGGCATTCCTGAAAAAGCGAGAAGATCTGGCAGCCCATATGGCAGAGCTTGATAAAGAATCCTTCCGGCTTACAAGCAAGAAAGAAGGCTACGAGGAAGCTTTGGAAAAGCAGATCAATTATATGTGGGAAGAGTACGAACTGACGTATAATCATGCACTGGAAATCCGGGATGAGAGTCTGACAGATCCTGCCGAGATGCGAAGGCGGATCCAGGAATTAAAGACGGAGATCCGGAAACTCGGATCGGTGAACGTCAATGCGATCGAAGATTTTAAAAATCTTTCCGAGCGGTATGAATTTATGAAAACGCAGCATGATGATTTGGTAGAGGCAGAAGCAACGCTCAAGAAGATCATTGAAGAGCTGGACGAGGCGATGCGCAAGCAGTTTACTGAGCAGTTTGCAAAGATCAGCCAGGAGTTTAATCAGGTGTTCAAACAACTATTCGGTGGTGGAAAAGGAACTCTGGAACTGATGGATGATGAGGATGTGCTGGAAGCCGGAATTCGGATTATTGCGCAGCCGCCGGGTAAAAAACTTCAGAATATGATGCAGCTTTCCGGTGGAGAAAAGGCGTTGACGGCGATTTCGCTGCTGTTTGCAATCCAGAATCTGAAACCTTCCCCGTTTTGTCTGCTGGATGAGATCGAGGCGGCACTGGATGATTCTAATGTCACGAGATTTGCACAGTATTTGCACAGGCTGACGAAAAATACACAGTTTATCGTCATTACACACCGTCGCGGTACGATGACAGCGGCAGACCGGCTGTATGGGATCACTATGCAGGAAAAAGGGGTATCAACGCTGGTATCTGTGGATCTTCTGGAAGATGAGCTTACAAAGTAGTGGATAGGAGGATATGATGGCAGAAGAAAAAATGGGATTTTTTAAACGTCTGGTAGCAGGACTTAACAAGACGCGCGATAATATCGTGTCTGGAATGGACAGTATTTTTCATGGATTTTCAAAGATAGATGAGGACTTTTATGAGGAACTGGAAGAGGTTCTGATCATGGGAGATCTGGGGGTAAAAGCAACTTACGCGATTCTTGATGATCTTCGTAAAAAAGTAAAAGAACAGCACATCAAAGAGCCGATTGAGTGCAGACAGCTCCTGATCGACAGTATCAAAGAGCAGATGGATGTAGGCGAGACAGCTTATGAATTTGAAAACCAGACTTCTGTTGTTCTGGTGATCGGAGTAAATGGAGTCGGAAAGACGACTACTATCGGAAAACTTGCCGGTAAGATGAGAGGTCAGGGCAAGAAAGTTGTGCTTGCTGCAGCAGATACTTTTCGTGCAGCTGCGGGCGATCAATTAAAGGAATGGGCACATCGTTCGGATGCAGATCTGATCGGCGGACAGGAAGGTGCAGATCCGGCAGCCATCGTTTATGATGCGGTAGCGGCTGCAAAAGCGAGAAAGGCAGATATCCTTCTGGTGGATACAGCCGGAAGACTTCACAATAAAAAGAACCTGATGGAGGAACTGAAGAAGATTAACCGTGTGCTGGAAAGAGAATATCCGGAAGCATACAGGGAAACTTTGGTCGTTCTGGATGCAACGACCGGACAGAATGCACTTTCACAGGCAAAGGAATTCAGTGATGTTGCGGATATTACAGGAATTATCCTGACTAAGATGGATGGAACGGCCAAAGGTGGAATTGCAGTTGCAATTCAGGCAGAGCTTGGAATTCCTGTTAAATATATAGGTGTCGGTGAGACAATCGATGATCTGCAGAAATTCGATTCTGACGAATTTGTACAGGCATTATTTACAACAGAAGAAAAGAAGGAAGAAGGAGAAGAATAATAATATGCTGACATTGGAAAAATTTGAAGAAGCAAGCGAGATCGTAAAACGTGTGACACGTCCGACAAAGCTTATCTACAGTGAGTATCTCAGTAGTCAGACCGGGGGAAAGGTCTATTTGAAACCGGAAAATATGCAGTACACAGGTGCATACAAATTAAGAGGAGCTTATTACAAGATCAGCACACTTTCTGAGGAAGATCGTGCAAAAGGTCTGATCACAGCTTCAGCAGGAAACCATGCGCAGGGTGTGGCATATGCGGCAAAAGCGTTTGGATGTAAGGCGACGATTGTTATGCCAAC
The sequence above is drawn from the Coprococcus comes ATCC 27758 genome and encodes:
- the plsX gene encoding phosphate acyltransferase PlsX; translation: MKEITKVVVDAMGGDNAPHEIIKGAVEAVGKSDAIHVILVGKEDVINQELSGYTYNKEQISVVHTSEVIETAEPPVMAIRRKKDSSIVVGLKMVKDKEADAFVSAGSSGAVLAGGQLLVGRIKGVERPPLAPLIPTEKGFSILIDCGANVDARPSHLVQFAKMGSIYMEHIMGVKNPKVAIVNIGAEEEKGNALVKETFPMLKECKDINFIGSIEAREIPHGQADVIVCEAFTGNVILKLYEGVASVLVSKIKGGMKQNLRGMIGGLLIKPVLKKTMKDFDASEYGGAPLLGLTGLVVKTHGSSKAKEVCNSILQCVTFKEEGINEKIKECIQAEEKSAQE
- a CDS encoding helix-turn-helix domain-containing protein — encoded protein: MLALKQTIKDISKAKKITQLEMAEVLGISKQNFSNKVQRNTFSPDELAKLADSLGMELVFIDKNADIKNGEKFIISGQE
- a CDS encoding type II toxin-antitoxin system Phd/YefM family antitoxin; this translates as MLAVNYTNLRDNMKSYMDQVTDDYETMIVTRKNNKNVVMMSEEAYNNLMENVYVMGNKANYDWLMESKAQLEKGNFASHTLSEVVDDE
- a CDS encoding YceD family protein — translated: MLIDLSEVLSEPHKSIDEVVGTEMKEVKVSGSRFPVSRTQPVHIHVEYAGEKKLHISCETSLTVIIPCDRCLTDVPTDFTLSFEKQVNTALADGEDDGESDEANYIDGYHLDVEQLLYNEILVGWPMKVLCSEDCKGICSVCGQNLNEGSCDCEDTSLDPRMSVIRDLYKNFKEV
- a CDS encoding Txe/YoeB family addiction module toxin, producing MNKVFTDNGWEDYTYWQTEDKKTLKKINNLIKDIDRNGNEGIGKPEPLTGNLTGFWSRRINDKDRLIYKIDDKNIYILSCRYHYNDK
- a CDS encoding acetate kinase, translated to MNVLVINCGSSSLKFQLINSESEAVLAKGLCERIGIDGRLTYQPAGGEKNVSEKAMPTHTEAIQFVIDALTDADTGVVKSLDEIGAVGHRVVHGGEKFAKSVVVTPEVKAAIAECNDLAPLHNPANLIGIEACESLMPGTPQVVVFDTAFHQTMPEKAYMYGLPYEYYEKYKVRRYGFHGTSHSFVSKRVAEIVGKPYNATKTIVCHLGNGASVSAVLNGESVDTSMGLTPLEGLVMGTRSGDIDPAIMEFIAKKENLDIAGIMNVLNKKSGVEGVSGVSSDFRDLEAAAKAGNKRAELAIDVFAYRVAKYVGAYTAAMNGVDNIVFTAGIGENCALVRTKVCSYLGYLGITIDEEANGKRGEEIVISTPDSKVKVLVVPTNEELAIARETVALV
- a CDS encoding nucleotidyltransferase domain-containing protein, with the translated sequence MDNRIHDIVLKFSQQVKKLLGQKLDKVILYGSYARGDYNEHSDIDIMILTTLTDEEIKKTEPMLFDLAFDFQMDYGGDISVVVKNKDQFEYWLGALPFYNNVKKEGIVL
- the acpP gene encoding acyl carrier protein, which codes for MEFEKLKDIIVDVMGCNPDEITMDTTFVDDLGADSLDIFQIIMGIEDAFDIEIENEDAEKIATVGDAVEQIKNAVN
- the rpmF gene encoding 50S ribosomal protein L32 — encoded protein: MSICPKNKSSKARRDKRRANWKMSAPNLVKCSKCGELMMPHRVCKACGSYNKREIVTVEN
- the rnc gene encoding ribonuclease III yields the protein MSRNVKELEEKIGYNFKDSHLLRHAVTHSSYVNEKHMKKADCNERLEFLGDAVLELISSEYLFFENQTMPEGELTKLRASMVCEKALAFCARDLELGSYLLLGKGEDATGGRFRESITSDALEALIGAIYLDGGFANAKEFILKYILNDLEGKRLFYDSKTILQEMVQGGQEKGIVYQLVGEEGPDHNKSFRVEAVIGGEAFGCGIGRTKKAAEQEAAYQAILKLKEGKVQ